One Mangifera indica cultivar Alphonso chromosome 4, CATAS_Mindica_2.1, whole genome shotgun sequence genomic region harbors:
- the LOC123213933 gene encoding 1-aminocyclopropane-1-carboxylate oxidase homolog 4-like — protein MNTQQHSHDRLQELKNFDDAKLGVKGLVDSGITAIPRFFIHPPETLSDLKRPGAGAGPESDIIPTIDLSGAEAELRSSIVEKIGRASRELGFFQVVNHGIEVEVLERLIGGIKAFHEQPTEMKALVYRREMNTGVSFFSNVDLYQSKAASWRDTLQIRLGPTLPELDEIPEICRKKVVEWNEHVKPLGELLMGLLCEGLGVESGRLKEMTFSEGRVMVAHYYPYCPQPDLTVGITSHTDPGALTILLQGQVGGLQVKYGEEWVDVKPIPGALVINIGDIFQILSNDEYRSVEHRVLANPSQEPRISVAVFFNSSDKGSLRGPLPELISPEKPAVFRHFTHADYMRRFFTKELDGKSLVNYYRLSETE, from the exons ATGAACACCCAGCAACACTCGCACGACAGACTCCAAGAACTCAAAAACTTCGACGACGCAAAACTCGGAGTCAAAGGTTTAGTTGACTCGGGCATCACCGCCATCCCCCGTTTCTTCATCCACCCTCCCGAAACTCTGTCGGATCTTAAAAGACCTGGGGCCGGTGCCGGGCCCGAATCCGATATCATTCCTACCATTGATTTGTCCGGGGCGGAGGCTGAATTGCGGTCGTCGATAGTGGAAAAGATCGGCCGTGCGTCGCGGGAACTGGGGTTTTTTCAGGTGGTTAATCATGGGATTGAGGTGGAGGTTTTGGAGCGTTTGATTGGAGGTATTAAAGCGTTTCATGAGCAGCCGACAGAGATGAAGGCGCTGGTGTATAGGAGAGAGATGAACACAGGGGTTTCGTTCTTTTCTAACGTGGATTTGTATCAATCTAAAGCTGCGAGCTGGAG GGACACGCTGCAGATAAGGTTGGGTCCGACCCTACCAGAGCTTGATGAAATTCCTGAAATATGTAGAAAAAAGGTGGTGGAGTGGAATGAGCATGTTAAACCGCTAGGGGAGCTCTTGATGGGGCTGTTGTGTGAAGGTTTGGGAGTGGAGTCAGGAAGGTTGAAGGAGATGACTTTTTCGGAAGGCAGGGTGATGGTGGCCCATTACTATCCGTACTGTCCGCAGCCTGATCTTACGGTGGGAATTACATCTCATACCGATCCAGGAGCTTTGACAATTTTGCTGCAAGGTCAAGTTGGTGGGCTGCAGGTTAAGTATGGCGAGGAATGGGTGGATGTTAAGCCTATCCCTGGAGCTCTTGTTATCAACATTGGAGATATATTTCAG ATTTTGTCGAATGATGAATACAGAAGCGTGGAACATAGAGTGTTGGCTAATCCATCCCAGGAACCCCGAATCTCAGTTGCGGTATTCTTCAACTCAAGTGACAAGGGTAGTTTGCGTGGACCATTGCCAGAGCTGATATCACCGGAGAAGCCAGCTGTTTTCCGGCACTTCACCCACGCGGATTATATGAGAAGGTTCTTCACGAAGGAGTTGGATGGCAAATCATTAGTAAATTACTATAGGTTGTCAGAAACAGAGTGA
- the LOC123213380 gene encoding nudix hydrolase 17, mitochondrial-like, with amino-acid sequence MAVCLASRTGRQLQRYDNLGRRLVVGCIPYRFKNGEDGVTSDELEVLVITSQKGRAQGLMFPKGGWELDESLEQAALRESIEEAGVLGNVERELGKWKFLSKSQGTLYEGYMFPLLVKEQLELWPEKDVRQRFWMSAGEAREACRHWWMKEALDILVARVTSPMKQNEQEEEEENVISCLLS; translated from the exons ATGGCAGTTTGTTTGGCATCTCGAACAGGACGACAGCTCCAGAGATATGACAATCTGGGCCGTCGACTAGTTGTTGG ATGCATTCCTTATAGATTTAAAAACGGGGAAGATGGAGTGACCAGTGATGAATTGGAAGTTCTTGTTATTACTTCTCAGAAAGGTCGAGCTCAAGGCCTGATGTTCCCCAAG GGTGGATGGGAACTTGATGAATCTCTGGAACAAGCGGCTTTAAGAGAGTCAATTGAAGAAGCTGGAGTTCTTGGCAACGTTGAG CGTGAACTGGGCAAATGGAAATTTCTAAGCAAAAGCCAAGGCACGCTTTATGAAGGCTACATGTTTCCCTTGCTTGTTAAGGAGCAGCTTGAACTATGGCCGGAAAAAGATGTCCGGCAAAGATTTTGG ATGAGTGCGGGTGAAGCAAGAGAAGCTTGTCGCCATTGGTGGATGAAGGAAGCCTTGGACATATTAGTTGCAAGAGTCACATCGCCCATGAAACAAaatgaacaagaagaagaagaagaaaatgtaaTCTCTTGCTTGTTGAGCTAG